The following nucleotide sequence is from Zingiber officinale cultivar Zhangliang chromosome 10A, Zo_v1.1, whole genome shotgun sequence.
TCGGAGCTAAACATATGACTCGACCGAGCTCTTATCCAATTGGATACCAAGTCCCCGAGATGGTCAATCTTCTACAACCAACTCAACTTACCCAAGCGCAATGTCTGACCGGACAACAGAAAGGACTCGACGATCTCATTATTAAAGTAGGGGTTGTCAACCTAAAAGCATAATATCCCTCTTTGATGTCTTGTGTAGTCATTATTAGAGAATTAAGAAAATATTCCCTGTGCAGTTTGTATGGCGGAAGTTTCTATCTTGCAAGCGCAAAGATGATGAGCCCAATTTAAGAAACACTATAAAATGTCAAAATGATTAATCCTATTTTAACAATGCATCAATATTCATATAGAGGGAAAAAAAACATCACTATATAAGAGTTTTCATCAGCATACGTATGTAAACTCGACTATTAAAATTCATCATTGTTCCTTGTCACTattctttattatttttcttcatgTTCCTGTCTAACTTAACCATCAGAATGTCTGTATTAAGACTTCTCCATAATTTGATCGttgacattttctttttctaactcttCTGTCTTCTCTTTGACACACAGGTTCTATCACGATGAGCGTAAAATATTGAATAGATTCGGGTGCTTTAGTTTTTCATGTACAATTAAGTGTTTGGCCACAAGCAAGATCGAACCGCTGTATTATGAAAAACATCTTACAAAATCCTTAAAATACTATCAAGCATAAaacaaatatgttttaaaaatattatgtCTAAGACATGTCTTGATAACTCGGTTTACTCAACAGCTCACAACTCACAACTCACAACTCAGCATCTCAATTTACTTGACAACTCAACTTGCGCAATTTGATTGCAAGCTAAGTAGTAATGACCAAACAGTGTCGCTCCACGTGCCGGCATGTCCCTTTGCCTTCTTGGGGACCGGGGACCTatgtaataataattaaaatatattataaaaaatatatcaatAATCTTAAATAACTATAAAACAAACTGTATTttcattcaattaaatttaattgaacGAAAGTTTAAATTACCGAGCTACAGCATCTGCCGGAATCGCCGAGTAAGCTAAGTTACGAGCACACTGAGTTACTCAGATGTCAAGCAGATTGAGTCGCTGAAGCGACCGAGTTGTCAAATCGGTTGAGTTGCCGAGCACTACTAAATTCCTGAGGTGTCAAACAGATTGAGTCGCTGAGCAGATCGAATAGGTTAAGTCGAGTCGACAACTCAACCTATTTTataggttaattaaatttaattgaatgaaaatacagtttattttatagttatttaagattattgatatattttttaataatatattttaattattattacatTAGGTCCCCGGTCCCCGAGAAGGCAAAGGGACATGCCTGCACGTGGACCTTCACTGTTTGGTCATTACTATTTAGCTTGCAAAGGGAGCCAAGAAAGCAACTTGTTTGGACATTTTTTTTAGCGTCGAATGGGTTTTCGACACGGTTTAACAAATTAACAATGAGCAACTGAAAAAacacaatttatttaaaaattaaaatacattattttaaagtttaatcgGGGTCATAAACAAGCTAAGTTTAGTCAAACTCGAAGTGTCAAAATTTAtgtgaaattaaattaaagataaaacaattcaaattaaaatgatAATTCAAATTTAGTTTGAACTGTTATTAAGCtcttaaattatatttatttgactatatgaaatttttatttatttgattgattattaaatttgataatttaaatttatttatttattttagtatttatttagtaaattgataataattttattaattaatatgattATTGAgcattatttatgaatattagtaagttaaatatatatatatatatatttaaatttatttatttaattttatcattttGTTAAGAATCTTCACTTAACCATAAATGTACAAAATCCTGATCGATATATTTTATGATCACACGATAATAACCATAAATTATTTATTGAGTAAGATgtcaattatttttaatttttttggaaTATATTATTTCAGCATTCAAACAACCTGATCCAATAGTttgataattaaatttgaatataaattgaaTATTTTGGCATTTAAATGAGAAATTGGATGCGTCTGAATACTTGTTAATCGCGGAAAGCGACTcatggaagagagagagagagtataaTGGGGGTGAGAGGACAACGCACTACCAAATTCCGAACAGGAGCCCAGACCTTCGGATACACTTCGTAGGTTCCTCCATCACCATCTGCATTTCGGTTCGCTCTCCTGAACGAACTCGGCGGCCGAGGATGGATTCCCTTCTCTTGCGGCACTTCTCCTCCCCTCCTCCTCGTCTCTCCCTTTCTCCTTCGCGCCGAGGTACGCCAATAGAACACTCGATTTCTCCGCCTAAAAATGTTTTTTTAGGTAGGGCTGTAATATTGGGTTTAACCATTTCTATCGTCTTTGCTGATAGCGGCGGGATGTCTATTGTGTTCATTTTAGTAGTAGTTGGTGCTTGATCCGTTGCCTCAGTCAAAGTAACGGGGAGAAAGAAGTGTATCTGTACCTTTGAGTCCCCGTGAGTGTGGAGTTGACTTCACAATGTATATTTTAACCCTTTCATTTTCAAGGAGAAGCTGGAAGAGGAAGAGCGGTGGTTCCTCTAAAATAAGTATAATGCGATTTTCACCCGAGGGACTAATTTAGTGTGAGGTTTAGTGTTCAAAATTACATATTCGGATTCATCTCCACGAGTGGTGGTAATAATTTATAGCTTATTCGTAAGATTAGTATGAATGTATGATTGAGATCGTTTCTTTATCAGAATGGGAATTTTGGTTTGTTTTTATTCTTTTTCCTGTTAACCTAGCATTATCAAAAATCTGTCGGGATGAGACAGTGGTCTTATTGTGATCTGGAATGATGCTGGGCTGGACCACAGGGAAGTTGACTCGTATATGATTTTGTTAGAATGGAACAGTGGGTATCTGTTTGGTCGGGCTAATATGATGCTAGGCTATACGGACTTCGACTTTTATCAGAGTTCGTTGTCATCCAAGACAACAGAATTGATGCTAGAAGTTGGGTAATGAAACTATACTTATAACAGATGGCTAGTTGCAATCAAGATAATTATCTAATCAAACCTATTGAAATTTCTGTTATCAAATACAATATATAACAAAGTTATTAgataaagaaaaacaaatttaCCTCAAGTATATATTATTATGAATGAATTAACATTAAAATCTAAAAGTGACATGGGAGGCTTCCCTAAGAGTAAGTGGTGTCCACATCCcattaggggtgtcaattcggatgggtcgggtcgggtttgggttgaaaaaaaattataaccctAACTCGAATACAATTCGAAATCCTTAAACTTGAATCCGAACCCGAATAACCCAATTAAAAATGTGTTTTTTTGCTATTTTCTTATAATTCTTCATTATTATACTAACAATGATATtgctatatataaaaatattttaatttttaaaataaaatttaattttacccCAAGTTAAATCTAAATTTGGGTCAATCCATGATATTGCTAACAATGataattttcttataattcttCATTATTATACTAACAATGATATtgctatatataaaaatattttaattttttaaataaaatttaacccCAGTTAAATCTAAATTTGGGTCAATCCAAACCAACCAAAAAATCTCCAACTCGAAAACCCTCAACCTGAACCTGTTTTTTCCGGATCGACTCGGGTCATTGGGTTGGGTTCATTTTTGATACCCCTACATCCCATGTTGGAATTCACCGGTTTGCCTATTAACGAAGTACAATTGATCCTAGCTCCACTGTTAGTAGGCTTAGATGAAGCCCTCTTAGATGAATATCCAATACCATGCCCAGTATtgtagtaaaaaataattataaaaactaaaaatgaaatatAACATATTATTTATATGCAGCCTGCAGAGCTCTTATAGAGAAAGGAAAATtagaacttttttttttcattcaattaCAGAGTCAGCTGTAATGTAGATTTTAGGATAATAGTTGAGAATGCTTTGAATTCAGTGTCGAGTCTTTCACAAATGTCGTTTCGAGTGGCTTTAATGCCCCTTCAAAGCTATCATTCACTACATAAAATAAATTgctgattaattaatttaaaagccttttaattttaaatagacAACAATTTCACCCTAGACGATTAAAACAAATTTCAAATATGAGATgcatctaagaaaaattatttgaaatttgtAAATAAGTCATATTGCTTCTACACCCTGAATAGAAATGCATTTCTGTTTCCATCAAAacaagtgatgcatattgttttgCCCATGGACCAAAACCAAAATCAGACCAGCAGGGATGAAACCTACCTTAAGCACTTACCTTTGATTGTCTCACTCGGCTCGTCATTGATCCTTCTTGTCCACTATTTGCTGGCTGCAGAACCACTTATCTGCAGCAGTACACCCATGAATAAGTGAAGAGAGTCTGGGATGAAGCCAAACTTTAACCTAAAGCATTGACTTCTAAACCCATTATTTGTTAACCCATGAACTTATAAAGCCATTAATTTCTTCTCTAATTCCTTTCCTTATTGTTTCAATGACATGCATCTCTTCTGATTCGACAAGAACATCAACACCTGAATGTCATTTGTTGACTTGTGAACCCATAACCGATTCATCTAATTCTTTTTTCATATTATTCAGAGAACACACATTCTTTCAATGAGGTAAGCCTCTTCTTCTTATTTTCTGTTTTATCCCCTCCATTTCACCAGTGCCATTGGCTGTGTCAGCAAACTAGCACAACACCAGTATTGTTTCGTCCTGGCTAGGGATTGACTAGGGACTGCAACCCATACTTGAGATAAAACTTTAAGCCTTGTGTCTCGTTCTGGCTAGGGACTGGAACCAACTCGGAATAAAACTTTAAGCCTTGTGTTTCACTGCCTTTCTGATCACATAGATTCCTGGAACGAAATGCAGTTTCAACTTTCATCTACTGATGATCTGagctaagttttaaatgattaaAGAGAATTGGTCTCTTTGTGACAATCGTCAGCTTACACTTGGTGTGGTGTTTGGTAAAATGGTTAGGTTGGGAAAATCTTTCAGTGCAAACTGGAATTAGTAGAAAAATACAAGTCATAATAGAATGACTTGACTAAGGCTTAGTGAGGGCCGGTGTACTTTAGTTTAAGCATTTCTTAGGAAGTTAGGTCCGTGGTCTTATACTTTTGTATTGATTTAGTGACAACaagaaatgaaaataaattttatctatAAGTGAATCGAAGAcacatttttgaattttatttattttcagtATTTGGTTCTTTATCATCACTTGTTTGATCTAAAGTTTTACTATGTATGTTTACATCCCTTACAAACTCTTTATTTACTGGTTTggtgaattttgaaaaatattagtgATTTTAGGTTTATCAGTTATGCTCATGTGGCTTGGGTGAGAAATAAAATTTAGGTTATGTCTCTCCAAGTGTCATTATCCTGTCAGATTTATATGTATCCAAGGATGCATATGCTTCCATAGATCTATTGTACTGTATGACTTTATGAGGTAAATGATTTAGTTTGATTAATGTTATGTGTAATTTTTCTCTGTTTGTGTTGGGTCATAATTCTAGTGTTAAGACTTACTATATGTTTTTCTAGTTCCTCTTCTCTTCGTTTTTTTTGCTTTATGAACATTTCTCAGTTCTCACACTGTTCataattacaattctaattgtgCTGGAGTATCACATTAGTCACTGCTAAAAGGaagaattcttttttttttaaacaaaaaaaaaaattcagagaTGCACTTATATTCCACAAGTCTGTTGCAACTTTCTATGGTGACTTGTTGTGAAGTGGGGCTAATTAATGTGCTaggttgattttttttcctttttaactaTGATTAACATTCCTTCTGACAGGTGGTTGTGTGCCAAGTCAGCACTTAATCAGCAAAGTGTGCAAGATTACAATTAGATGCAATGTTGGAGGGTGTAAATGGGATCCTTCAAACTTCAGTTTAGGACAAATTAAGAGGAAGTTTGCGCACACTAGAAATGCTGAATCAAGTTATGTAAATGCTACATCAGAATCATTGGAATCTCAACCTGAAGCTTTTAACTACACAAATTGGTGGAAGTCATCAATAGCTTCATTAGATGCCTTCTATAGATTTTCTCGGCCTCACACAGTCATTGGAACAGTTAAGGCAGACTTTTATTATATTGATTGTGTGATGCATACTGTTTGTAAATACATGCATTACTGTTCTATTCTTTTCATCATTGCTCACAATAATCATTTTTTCTGACAGGTAATGAGCATAATATCAGTTTCTTTACTGGCAGTTGAAAGCTTATCTGATATCTCCCCGCTGTTTTTAACTGGATTGTTCCAAGTAATAATGCGGAGAAAAACTTTTAGTTATAGATTGAGTTGTGCTTTCATTCAGTACATAATAATACTTCATGTCTCTTGCATCTCTCTTCTTGCAGGCTGTTATTGCTGCATTATTCATGAATATCTATATTGTTGGGCTTAATCAGGTTTTTGACATAGAAATAGACAAGGTATCACTGAGATATTTTTCTTGAATGTCTATCCTTGTTCTTTTTGGAGCACAATTAAACCCCAAGATAACCGTAAATAGATGGAACTTGTGAGATATGATTTGTTATTGTTTATTGTGTTGCATTTACAAACCAAGCACATTCTAGGTTTACCCTTCAattttaaaatatcttattattccTATGGCCATAAATATTGTATTCTAGTTTGTTTTGAATGTTGCTCAGAAGAACTGACAATTTACTTTGTTAATGGTGTAGGTTAATAAGCCATATCTGCCTTTAGCATCTGGGGAGTACTCGTTCAGAACTGGAGTTGCAATAGTTTCCATTTTTGCTGTCTTGGTTGTTGGATAAGTTCTTCCTAagattttaaactatttttatgCTTCTTTCTCTCTTTATATGTAATTAAAGGATTTGTGTGGCGGGGCCATATTAGTCCAAGTGTGGTCAATTGATcctacttaaattttaaatttataacctATTTATAAAATGATGAAAATGAGATTTTGCCTCATTATATTTACATAATTGAGACGACATGTTATGATAATATTGATGATGATGCTATTGATGCTTAAATATTTGAATGATGTTCGATAATCAACCAAGTTTTATTAATTCAAGAACatcttttatcttttttatatataattttcagAATTTTATATCATCTCATTCACCCGCTAATAAGTTTCTGCTTTTGCCATTGTTGACGCTAACCATCAACAACTCATATTACTCTTATCAAGGTACTATGGTCTTTACTGAATATGCCGATTAGTAATGGTTTAGAATAATTATAGCTCCTTTAAATTTGCTACCAGTAGTGGATTATTGAGCTTCATCTAATATCACATCACTGAGTAACTTAATCTTTACTTTATTCTTCCAGAGCTTTGGTGTTTCATGGGCTGTCGGTTCTGTGCCATTATGGTGGGCTATTTCCATCAGCTTTATCCTTGGAACAGCATATTCAACCAATGtacatttgatttcatttacgtACTTGCTATTTATTTTAAATCAAGGTCTGATTATAACTTACTACTTTACAATGTGCATATTTTTTTTTGATCTGGATTCTTAACACACCGGGTAGCTAGTCTACATGAGATTAGCCCCAGGAAACCATGGCGTAAATATATTTGCTTGTTCAATTAAAAAgacattgatttatttattttattctgaaTATTATGGGTTAAACATCCTGGATTATTACTTGTCCACTGATTTATTTAATTGCGATTGGTGAATCAAGCAAGTTAGCTAGGATATTGGATAGATATTTTGTATCCACCTGCTGCTACCATAGAGATGCATAAGCATCATCATATCAACTACCTATGGAAAAATAATAGGTCCTGATTTTTCTCATTCTAATTGTTCAAACCACAAATGGAAGTTTGTCGTGcataggggtgtaaacgaatcgaatgAGTCGAATTTGAAGAAAAATCTAAGGCTCGAATTCAGCTTGAATTAGTTATATTCAATtgagctcgattcgaagctcgaaaagtttaaaatttttggctCAGATTCGGCTTGAATCAGAGCTCTggttcgaattcggctcgaaagaTTCAAACAtgttcgtgagctattcgaactATTGCTCGAAAATAAGTACTCGAaagatttgaaatttatttatttaatttataattttatcatattaataaaatattaaggctCGCGAACTATTGAACTAAATAATTTGGGCTGAGTTTGGCTCaaaaaaaaagttcgaacatgttcgagttcggcttgAATTCGATAAGTTCGAATACGAATCAAATATTtatcgagccggctcgaaaagctcgTGAACTGGCTCGATTCGTTTCCAATATACATTGTAAAACCCTGTAACATAGACAATGTCACACCATATGGTATTGTGGTTCCGATCATCTAACTCACCATTTGGCTAAAAGGGTCTGAAATATGATTCAAAATTTGGAATTCCAGTCTGCCTTCCTCGCCGTTTCAACACATCGTGCTCCATGACACCTTACATTGAAGACTATCGATCATATATATTCAAGACCACAAGAAAGAGCATGTGATTTGGCCTATAcatttgatttctccatttaagAGTGATAATTTGGTAGAAACTATACCATTGATTAGTACAATCCTTCAACAAAGTGATACAATCCACTTGTGCCATGGTGGTAGTTTTCATTCCATTCTGCAGATCGGAAGTAAATCAATCCCCTCAAAATTGAAAAACTACTGGATAAAAACCCAAGTAGGTGGTTAATAACATGTCTAAATGGCACTCAAATTTAAGTGACCATCTTGTCACCTACTGCCAGGGCCCAGGGGTAGACCTGAACAGTAGATATGCCtacttttcctaatttgtttgTGGGTCCTGTACCTAACACTACTTTTCTCTGCATAGTGTATATGCAAATCTGCCATATATCttcattattaaaaaattatttaagatttatgttattcattaaaaattaatttttgtaattaTCAAGTGATTAATCAATAGAAAAGTCCACAATGATAATACACAGTTTATGCCTTACTACAAATAATAATTGTTGAAATGCACATCATCTTCAAATTTCTAGCACTAAccaataataaaatagtaagtgCTTATGTACTGTGTTCATATATGTTGGCGCGAGGCACATGGAAGGGGTTCCGGAAAGGAATAGGAGAAAGTAGACAAGTAATACAAGTCGCATACCAATTACTGTTGAGGGCCTTGAGATCATTGGGAAGTCAATAATACCTTCTCCATAGTAGTCACTTATGATTCTGCTCCATCATGCCACCAAACCTTTCTTGTTTTCCTTCAGCTTAATGTTGTTGTTTCATCCCTGTTTAGTGTCTTGGTTTGTCTTATTTTGTGCAGCCAAAGATGACATATATCATTCTCAGCATCCACCATAGTAAGCTAGATCGATCTTCTTGCCTATTCTACATGACGATTTAAATTATTGACAATATGTTGCAACCTATGCTTATGCATGCATATGGAACACGGTGAAGAACCACATGGCATATGCTGGATGTATATCGCTACATGAAAACACTTTTTAAACAATGATCATTTGAATAATTTGTACCATCAAACTTTAGAATGATTGACATGAATAAATAATTTAGTTGTgcctaatagaaaaaaaaatagggaTAAATTACAAACTGAATCAAGCTTTTATTATGTTTCATTTGTGATTTATATGAAGAGTTGAAATCTTAGAGGTTCGAGACTTAAAACTGTTGAGTGAGGTTGGCAAAGTTGCCAAAGCAGTGTGATAATTTGGTATAGTAAACAATAATATGAAACCATGAAGTTCAATTTTATAACCTTAATGAAGCAAAAATAGAAGGGTGTGTGTATCTTTTTTTCAGAAGAGTTGGGAGTATGATGGAAGTCATGAAATTGTCTGTGGAATATGTAAATTGTAATTTAATGCAAAAACATAGATTGACACGGTCAGACATTGTTAATCTGTGGCATATACGAACCAGCACCAATATGGTAATGGCACTGCTCTTGTCTAGGACCAAGACCAATACAAAATTGAAATTACAACTTTGTTCAACTGATTACAAAAggcaaaattttatttctaaggTAACATTTCTTCTGCTTTTTTATTTCagtgttctttttttttattaccaTGGATCAGGAAGTTAACTATATCTTATAGTATTAAAATATTCTTATGATTCATCTATTTCATTCCTATGCTATTATGCAAAGATTCACATGTGTCATTGGCTGCTGTCTTTTCTCTGTACCACATGACTTAGAAGttggatttatttattttattattgaatGATCTTAAGAAGTTGGATGTGCATGCCATAAAAAACATTATTGCGTTAGTATTTAGAAATAGTTGGATTTTTACCTTCCTGCATTGACTCTGATCATGAGTTCATGACAGCTGCCATGTTTAAGATGGAAGAGATCTGCTGTTATTGCAGCACTCTGTATTCTGGTGGTGCGGGCTGTGATTGTTCAGCTTGCATTTTTCTTGCATATGCAGGTATGGCATTCATGTTTACCAGATCTGAGCATGCAAGataacaattttcttttttttattgtgTATTTCACAAGCCAAAAATGTCAGCATTGTTTGATGTTTGTGGATAATGGATCTTAAAAAATTCCCAGACATTTGTCTTCCAAAGACCAGTCTATTTCTCCAGACCTTTGGTATTCGCAACTGCATTCATGAGTTTCTTCTCTATTGTGATTGCACTATTTAAGGTAATTCCTTAACTTCCCATTGCAAAACATTAACCAAATTATTTCTCAATTGTGCATTGGTAGAATATAATGAAGTTTAATTTCTCAGAAGGATGATTTGTGACAATAGAAGTCACCATGCTAGCATAATAATTTTTtgctattaattttcatatttttttatttcttgttttattcTAATATCTTCTGTTATGGATTATGTTGTTTTGGGCATGTTCAATTTTTACTTATGATTACTAGCAGTAGTCACAATTGAGGGCTACTGTTTTTACTATTCTATAACCCTGTATATAACTATCACACAGTGGTTGTTGGCAGTGAGTTTATAATGATTCAATATACCTTAGCCTTCTACGGTATCATGAGCTCATGACTGCAATCTAGATGAACTCTTCCACCTACATACCTTCTATGTTTAGTCAAAAATTAGCATGTGCTTTATAGATGGTCATGTACTTTGGGTTCTTCCCATACTTTGAGATGTAATtccaaatctaattaataattacaACTAGAAGGCCTAATTTCTGCAGTCTGCTCATCCATATTGTATTAATCTtccatttttaaataaatatagttCATTAGTAATTCATCTAGGTTATGCTTAATTTAATGCAAATATAGAGATCAACAAATGAAAAGTAAAGAGAACCCTTtgtctaaattgatattttaactCTTTGTTGAAAATGATACATGTGTAAACTAATAAGTACTTGATGATCATAAATAAGAAAGGGTCACATTTGGGATGATCTTGATGTGAGATTTTGCTGCAAAATTTAAGAGATGATGAGTCATCTCAACAGAAGAGCACTTCCAGATTCGCTTACATCCATTAGAGAAACTAATGAATTATATTTTGTATTAGATCAAGAGTGTGAGGATTGAGGATGATTTAGAGGAATTCAATAATGATAATTCTTAGAGAGGATTGccattttcctttttatttgagTTTTTCACTTGAGCATTGTGTTTTGTCAATAATCTGTTCTATCTATAAAACTGGTTGTGTTGGCTTAATCTTCTGTGAATTCATATATTCATAGACCATTTCTCTTCTAATTTTAATTGCAAGAAGGATCAATAGTCAATGCATTATCACCATCATGAAACCGTGTTAGTCCCAACAAGCATCAATAACCAATTCAAAGATAGTTAATTCTGAAATTAATTATCAATTGCATTGATTGACATTGAACTATATTGAGGCCAAATATGGCAGAAAAATATTTACTAATAAACCTTAAGCAATTAAAGCTTGTAACTGTTGAAGGTTTAACCAGAATTTAAACAATGGAGTGATTGCCAATAAGTAGATGGAACTCATGGTTAGAATAGATTAAAGAGGAAGGGGCCATCAGAGCCAATCAACTATAGATACTTCTTGTCTAAGCCCTTTCTTTCATTGAATTGTTAACACTGATTTCACAAATGATTTGTAATCATTTTGTAAGCATACATGTTGTTACCTCATTTTTCTCTCCTTCGCTTATGAGAAGTAGAAATGAATGTAATGGCTCCCAATTTTGAGTTTGCAATAatatacttataatcttaatggTAGAGGTAAGAAGTGATGTTAGAGGACGATGTGATGGTTGATCACATAATACTAATGGGGGCAAaccatataaatttataaaatttggcTTGTTGAATTGACATTATTGTAGTCTT
It contains:
- the LOC122026368 gene encoding probable homogentisate phytyltransferase 1, chloroplastic; protein product: MDSLLLRHFSSPPPRLSLSPSRRGGCVPSQHLISKVCKITIRCNVGGCKWDPSNFSLGQIKRKFAHTRNAESSYVNATSESLESQPEAFNYTNWWKSSIASLDAFYRFSRPHTVIGTVMSIISVSLLAVESLSDISPLFLTGLFQAVIAALFMNIYIVGLNQVFDIEIDKVNKPYLPLASGEYSFRTGVAIVSIFAVLSFGVSWAVGSVPLWWAISISFILGTAYSTNLPCLRWKRSAVIAALCILVVRAVIVQLAFFLHMQTFVFQRPVYFSRPLVFATAFMSFFSIVIALFKDIPDIEGDRIFGIRSFSVRLGQKRVFWICVYLLEMAYGVAMAVGMTSSCNWSKLVTVLGNAVLALNLWNRAKSVNLMSKPAITSFYMFIWQLFYAEYLLIPLVR